From a region of the Helicobacter hepaticus ATCC 51449 genome:
- the pheT gene encoding phenylalanine--tRNA ligase subunit beta: protein MIFSKHLLSHFVDISHLDIEQMCMRLSSMGLEVESAYPLKMPQKVVVGKILSLTPHPDADKLNVCKVSIGSQELQIVCGANNVKANQYVAVALEGAVIPHTKSGEIVIKQTNLRGIESCGMLCSSVELGLPKINDGIMVLDSTAGHLELGVELGNLPLFNDYVIEVGITPNRGDCLSVLGIARELATSYDLRLKHEVDMDNVVTLGLGRVLQILCDEKIEAHLLYRVVEVKQAYLPLDIALCLARNGSLVDDIMCNFLEYGTYMTGVILNAYKLYDCENKDIVLDNGLVAQLRIKKDENGLGAVFAHQKLSIIGVSYGERHFGTRSEIYIIEASYVNPTLIAKSLYKHAIKGDVQLTYRSTRGSNPNLEQGIDFLCRKMVLVSDALVYSGSHNIVQNIDEITIKTTFKAINQIIGIELDKEEIATILKRLNFKLDATCDENFFMVTVPNYRHDIQSIQDVAEEVLRIYGIDNVSSVPLLCSQSHNINNTYFTYKNTRKLAYGLIAYGFVECIHYVFASSQNLERLGFVRLDEDLELLNPITNELDTLRTSLLPAMLDSVKRNENLGFKNITLFEIGSVYSSKREEKSKLALVASGCMQDECYPHTKAVKWNLFAFGTICQRCVGDLSFRNIRDEANAKELLSHFCFTDERLLHPYQSAFVYQKDKPIGIIAKLHPQVATNMDLSEEIFICEIEIGMSDFSLPQAYEFSKYQKSTRDLTILIDKDIPFYRVRQILLEDQIAYVKNIYPIDVYYDKALGEKMALSIRIVLQSDEGTLQEMQLVQAVESVLSVLVREFDAVLRT from the coding sequence CCTCACCCCGATGCAGACAAACTTAATGTATGTAAAGTCAGTATTGGCTCACAAGAGTTGCAAATTGTGTGCGGGGCAAATAATGTAAAAGCCAATCAATATGTCGCTGTGGCACTTGAAGGCGCAGTAATACCTCATACTAAAAGTGGCGAGATTGTGATTAAACAAACAAATCTACGTGGTATAGAGAGTTGTGGAATGCTTTGTTCTAGTGTGGAGTTAGGATTGCCAAAGATAAATGATGGAATTATGGTGCTTGATAGCACAGCTGGTCATTTGGAGCTTGGCGTTGAGCTAGGGAATCTTCCTCTTTTTAATGATTATGTGATTGAAGTAGGGATTACGCCTAATCGTGGTGATTGTCTTAGCGTGCTAGGCATTGCGCGTGAACTTGCTACAAGCTATGATTTGCGCCTAAAGCACGAAGTAGATATGGATAATGTGGTTACGCTTGGTTTAGGTAGGGTGTTGCAGATTCTTTGTGATGAAAAAATTGAAGCTCATTTACTCTATCGCGTGGTTGAAGTCAAACAAGCTTATCTACCTCTTGATATTGCACTTTGTCTTGCCCGTAATGGGAGTTTGGTTGATGATATTATGTGCAATTTTTTAGAATATGGCACTTATATGACAGGTGTTATACTTAATGCTTACAAACTCTATGATTGTGAGAATAAAGATATTGTTTTGGATAATGGTTTGGTGGCACAACTCCGAATCAAAAAAGATGAGAACGGCTTAGGAGCAGTTTTTGCTCACCAAAAGCTTTCCATAATTGGTGTATCTTATGGTGAGCGGCACTTTGGCACACGTTCTGAAATTTATATTATTGAAGCGAGTTATGTGAATCCTACTTTAATTGCCAAAAGTCTTTATAAGCACGCAATAAAAGGTGATGTGCAGCTAACTTATCGTAGCACAAGAGGGAGTAATCCAAATTTGGAGCAGGGCATTGACTTTTTATGTAGAAAAATGGTGCTTGTTTCTGATGCACTTGTGTATTCTGGCTCACATAATATTGTCCAAAACATTGATGAAATTACGATTAAAACAACGTTTAAGGCTATTAATCAAATTATAGGCATAGAGCTTGATAAAGAAGAGATAGCCACTATTTTAAAGCGACTTAATTTTAAGCTTGATGCAACTTGTGATGAGAATTTTTTTATGGTTACTGTGCCAAACTATCGGCACGACATTCAAAGTATCCAAGATGTAGCTGAAGAAGTGCTTAGAATCTATGGTATTGACAATGTTTCCTCTGTGCCATTACTTTGTTCTCAATCCCATAATATTAATAACACATATTTTACCTACAAAAACACGCGCAAACTTGCTTATGGATTGATTGCTTATGGTTTTGTAGAGTGTATTCATTATGTCTTTGCTTCTTCCCAAAATTTAGAACGATTAGGTTTTGTGCGACTTGATGAAGATTTAGAATTGCTCAATCCTATCACAAACGAGCTTGATACGCTTCGGACAAGCCTACTTCCGGCTATGCTTGATTCTGTGAAACGTAATGAGAATCTTGGCTTTAAAAATATTACACTTTTTGAGATTGGAAGTGTGTATAGTTCAAAACGAGAGGAAAAAAGTAAGCTTGCACTTGTTGCAAGTGGCTGTATGCAAGATGAATGTTATCCACACACCAAAGCTGTTAAATGGAATCTTTTTGCTTTTGGGACTATATGTCAGAGATGTGTTGGAGATTTGAGTTTTAGAAATATTCGTGATGAAGCAAATGCAAAGGAGCTTTTGAGTCATTTTTGTTTTACAGATGAGAGATTGCTTCACCCTTATCAGAGTGCATTTGTTTATCAAAAAGACAAGCCCATAGGAATAATTGCCAAATTGCATCCACAAGTTGCTACCAATATGGATTTAAGTGAGGAAATATTTATATGCGAAATTGAGATCGGTATGAGTGATTTTTCTCTCCCGCAAGCCTATGAATTTTCAAAATACCAAAAATCTACACGTGATTTAACAATCCTCATTGATAAAGATATTCCTTTTTATCGTGTGCGCCAAATTCTTCTTGAAGATCAAATTGCTTATGTTAAAAATATTTATCCTATTGATGTGTATTATGATAAGGCTTTAGGAGAAAAAATGGCATTAAGCATACGTATTGTGCTTCAATCTGATGAGGGCACATTACAAGAAAT